A genome region from Hevea brasiliensis isolate MT/VB/25A 57/8 chromosome 7, ASM3005281v1, whole genome shotgun sequence includes the following:
- the LOC131181391 gene encoding uncharacterized protein LOC131181391 has protein sequence MPRVKQVATKPQKFMGDAMTATGRSEKEREEETKVENIDEETETVEERPRKRKEKGIAGLEPSTKKKKMEKAPASKPFVQQNIFEPRFNLSFLIFKVIAKSSKHRRLPHALPLTLVFQTIGVDLGKEKKFSNPIPIKEIFKADDGRKRSKKEEKKQEEETEIDIESESESNSETELDIPISKLKERSSKIDEGESSKKKEKIKLKMLDFVKISKANLEMMKEIKEMSGLSLSILEKSHELQKGIMAEQNAKMDMLINRLDRQEWFMKKMAQMLFGESFGKFGDFGSYPHGIAGPSNAKAAEPSGVKISEVEEEEEEEHVETAEKEKEESKLAEAEEVEKNDEKEETI, from the exons ATGCCAAGGGTAAAACAAGTGGCTaccaaacctcaaaaattcatgGGTGATGCTATGACAGCCACTGGCAGATCCGAAAAGGAAAGAGAAGAAGAAACTAAAGTTGAGAACATTGATGAAGAAACAGAGACAGTGGAAGAACgaccaagaaaaagaaaagaaaagggtaTTGCTGGGTTAGAGCCTTCCacgaaaaagaagaaaatggagaaGGCCCCTGCTTCGAAACCCTTTGTGCAACAGAATATTTTCGAGCCAAG ATTCAATTTGTCATTTTTGATTTTCAAAGTGATTGCTAAGTCTAGTAAGCATAGAAGATTGCCACATGCTTTGCCTTTGACTCTTGTATTTCAAACTATAGGAGTTGATTTGGGCAAAGAAAAGAAGTTTAGCAATCCTATCCCCATTAAGGAGATTTTCAAGGCTGATGATGGTAGGAAAAGGAGtaagaaagaagagaaaaagcAAGAAGAAGAGACTGAGATTGATATTGAATCTGAATCAGAATCAAATTCTGAAACAGAACTAGACATCCCAATAAGCAAGTTAAAAGAGAGAAGTTCTAAGATAGATGAAGGGGAAAGCtctaagaagaaagagaaaattaagctgaaAATGTTAGATTTTGTGAAAATAAGTAAAGCAAATCTGGAAATGATgaaggaaatcaaagaaatgagTGGATTGAGCTTGAGTATTTTAGAAAAATCTCATGAATTGCAGAAAGGAATTATGGCTGAGCAAAATGCAAAGATGGATATGTTGATTAATAGATTGGATAGACAAGAATGGTTTATGAAGAAGATGGCTCAAATGCTgtttggtgaatcttttgggaagTTTGGAGATTTTGGAAGCTACCCACATGGTATTGCTGGTCCTAGCAATGCAAAGGCTGCTGAACCAAGTGGAGTAAAAATTtctgaagtggaagaagaagaagaagaggagcatGTGGAAACTGctgaaaaggaaaaagaagaaagtAAGCTAGCTGAGGCTGAAGAAGTAGAGAAAAATGATGAGAAGGAAGAAACTATATAA